In a genomic window of Flavobacterium lipolyticum:
- a CDS encoding GNAT family N-acetyltransferase has product MITKASLQDIPALTVLINSAYRGETSKKGWTTEANLLEGKRTDEQEMTEIFLDPKNTILKYTENDQIIGSVLLVEKGQQLYLGMLTVSPELQNSGIGKKMLAEAENHAKALGLSSIIMTVISVRDELIAWYKRHGYVDTGEREAFPVSEIHVTISEKPLEFIYLEKVI; this is encoded by the coding sequence ATGATTACAAAAGCTTCCTTACAGGACATTCCGGCGTTAACCGTTTTAATCAATTCGGCCTACAGAGGCGAAACCTCCAAAAAAGGCTGGACAACCGAAGCCAATTTATTAGAAGGAAAAAGAACTGACGAACAGGAAATGACCGAAATTTTTCTGGATCCTAAAAACACCATTCTAAAATACACCGAAAATGACCAAATTATAGGTTCGGTTTTACTGGTCGAAAAAGGACAGCAATTGTATCTCGGAATGTTAACGGTTTCACCGGAATTACAAAACAGCGGTATCGGAAAAAAAATGCTGGCAGAAGCTGAAAATCATGCGAAAGCTTTGGGATTATCCAGTATTATTATGACGGTGATCTCGGTTCGGGATGAACTTATTGCGTGGTACAAACGTCACGGCTACGTTGATACAGGCGAGAGAGAAGCTTTTCCAGTAAGTGAAATTCATGTTACTATTTCTGAAAAACCTCTGGAGTTTATTTACTTAGAGAAGGTTATTTAG
- a CDS encoding pectate lyase family protein has protein sequence MKFKSTISVFLLTLIFGFAACNTEEIATPQSSENATIETSPTTSGNLTAKIGNCAQVPGWASQNGGTTGGGSSPEEVVSNYTQLKSAIENSAVKVIKVTGTITVTTRLSLQDQSGKTIYGASGAKLVSTNQTKDGSGIINIKRCTNLIIRNLIFEGPGAYDTDGWDNAILDDCQNVWVDHCEFRDGVDGNFDIKNKSDFITVSYTKFGYLKAPKAGGPGGSDDHRYSNLIGSSDGATADRGKLRITFARCWWAPGCKERMPRVRFGRIHLVNNFFNSTVSNKCIAAGFEANLNVESNVFEGVKTPIDLMSGFTAVTATDNVFTNTTGNQAGSGTAFTPPYSIVKLNKTAVKADISANAGATLGGNICGSF, from the coding sequence ATGAAATTTAAATCAACAATCTCAGTGTTTCTATTGACATTGATTTTCGGTTTTGCAGCCTGTAATACCGAAGAAATTGCTACCCCGCAAAGTAGTGAAAATGCTACTATCGAAACCTCTCCAACAACTTCCGGTAATTTGACGGCAAAAATTGGAAACTGCGCCCAGGTTCCGGGATGGGCTTCTCAAAATGGAGGGACAACTGGTGGAGGTTCCTCTCCAGAAGAAGTAGTTTCGAATTATACACAGCTGAAATCGGCTATTGAAAACAGTGCTGTAAAAGTGATTAAAGTTACCGGTACCATTACGGTTACTACAAGATTATCACTACAGGATCAAAGTGGCAAAACCATTTATGGTGCAAGCGGTGCAAAACTGGTTTCGACTAACCAAACGAAAGACGGTTCGGGTATCATCAACATTAAAAGATGCACCAATCTTATTATCAGAAATCTTATTTTTGAAGGTCCGGGTGCTTATGACACAGATGGTTGGGACAATGCTATTTTAGATGATTGCCAAAATGTATGGGTAGACCATTGCGAATTCAGAGATGGCGTTGACGGGAACTTCGATATCAAAAACAAATCAGATTTTATTACGGTTTCGTATACAAAATTCGGTTATTTAAAAGCTCCTAAAGCCGGAGGTCCAGGAGGTTCTGACGATCACAGGTATTCTAATTTAATTGGTTCCAGTGATGGTGCAACTGCCGACCGTGGAAAATTAAGAATCACTTTCGCTCGCTGCTGGTGGGCTCCGGGATGCAAAGAAAGAATGCCAAGAGTACGTTTTGGAAGGATACATCTGGTAAACAACTTCTTTAACAGCACAGTAAGTAATAAATGTATTGCGGCAGGTTTTGAAGCGAATCTAAATGTAGAAAGCAACGTTTTTGAAGGTGTAAAAACGCCTATCGATCTAATGAGCGGTTTTACTGCTGTTACAGCAACAGACAATGTTTTCACCAATACAACCGGAAATCAAGCAGGAAGCGGTACTGCTTTTACTCCACCCTATTCGATCGTAAAACTGAACAAAACTGCTGTTAAAGCTGATATCTCTGCCAATGCAGGAGCAACTTTAGGAGGCAATATCTGCGGATCGTTTTAA
- the gcvT gene encoding glycine cleavage system aminomethyltransferase GcvT, with protein sequence MKNTALTHIHESLGAKMLPFAGYNMPITYEGVNAEHETVRNSVGVFDVSHMGEFLLTGPNALALIQKVTSNDASTLTIGRAQYSCLPNNEGGIVDDLIVYKMKEEEYLLVVNASNIEKDWNWISSHNDLGVEMKNISDDYSLLAIQGPKAVEAMQPLSSIDLGAITYYHFEVADFAGFNDVIISATGYTGSGGFEIYCKNADAEAIWNKVFEAGAAFGIKPIGLAARDTLRLEMGFCLYGNDINDATSPLEAGLGWITKFTKDFTNSENLKKQKEEGVTRKLIAFEMQERAVPRHDYEIVDASGAVIGIVTSGTMSPSMNKGIGLGYVTVNNSAVDSDIFIRIRKNDVAAKVVKLPFYKK encoded by the coding sequence ATGAAAAATACTGCGCTTACGCACATACATGAGAGTTTAGGAGCAAAAATGCTACCTTTTGCCGGATACAATATGCCTATTACCTATGAAGGCGTAAATGCTGAACACGAAACAGTTCGCAACAGTGTGGGCGTTTTTGACGTTTCGCATATGGGAGAATTTTTGTTGACAGGTCCAAATGCTTTGGCTTTGATTCAAAAAGTAACTTCAAATGATGCTTCGACTTTAACTATCGGAAGAGCACAATATTCTTGTCTGCCAAACAACGAAGGTGGAATTGTAGATGATTTGATTGTATATAAAATGAAAGAAGAAGAGTATTTACTGGTTGTAAATGCTTCAAATATTGAAAAAGACTGGAACTGGATTTCTTCGCACAATGATTTGGGTGTTGAAATGAAAAACATTTCTGATGATTATTCTTTATTGGCCATTCAGGGACCAAAAGCGGTTGAAGCGATGCAGCCTTTATCTTCTATCGACTTAGGAGCAATTACGTATTATCATTTTGAAGTGGCTGATTTTGCAGGATTCAACGATGTAATCATTTCTGCAACTGGCTATACCGGTTCTGGTGGATTTGAAATTTACTGTAAAAATGCCGACGCTGAAGCTATCTGGAATAAAGTTTTCGAAGCGGGTGCCGCTTTCGGAATTAAACCTATCGGATTAGCTGCTCGTGATACCTTACGTCTTGAAATGGGATTCTGTTTGTACGGAAATGATATTAACGATGCTACTTCACCTTTAGAGGCCGGATTAGGCTGGATTACTAAGTTTACTAAAGATTTTACTAATTCTGAAAATCTGAAAAAACAAAAAGAAGAAGGTGTTACCCGAAAACTAATTGCTTTTGAAATGCAGGAGCGTGCGGTACCAAGACATGACTACGAGATTGTAGATGCTTCAGGTGCTGTGATTGGTATAGTTACATCAGGAACTATGTCACCTTCTATGAACAAAGGTATTGGATTAGGATATGTTACGGTAAATAATAGTGCTGTTGACAGCGATATCTTTATCAGAATCAGAAAAAATGATGTAGCTGCTAAAGTGGTTAAACTTCCTTTTTACAAAAAATAG
- a CDS encoding DUF3037 domain-containing protein — protein sequence MQDNHLYEYAVIRVVPRVEREEFLNIGIILFCKKKKFIKVLFHLNKERIQALSADFDIEQLECNLTSLEKIVNGAKDGGPIAEFEIPERFRWLTAIRSSAIQTSRPHPGLCQDLEKTIQRLFEELVL from the coding sequence ATGCAAGATAATCACTTATATGAGTATGCCGTAATCCGCGTGGTGCCAAGAGTAGAGCGCGAAGAGTTTCTGAATATCGGAATCATTTTGTTTTGCAAAAAAAAGAAATTCATAAAAGTTCTTTTTCATCTGAATAAAGAAAGAATACAAGCCCTTTCTGCCGACTTTGACATCGAGCAATTAGAATGTAATTTAACGTCATTAGAAAAAATTGTTAATGGGGCTAAAGACGGCGGTCCGATCGCTGAATTTGAGATTCCGGAACGTTTTAGATGGCTCACGGCCATTAGAAGTTCGGCAATACAAACATCAAGACCCCATCCGGGCTTATGTCAGGACTTAGAAAAAACGATTCAGAGATTATTTGAAGAATTGGTTCTTTAG
- a CDS encoding YebC/PmpR family DNA-binding transcriptional regulator encodes MGRAFEFRKGRKMKRWSAMAKTFTRIGKDIVMAVKEGGPNPEANSRLRAVIQNAKAANMPKDNVERAIKNASNKDTANYKEILFEGYAPHGIAILIETASDNNNRTVANIRSYFNKCNGTMGTQGSVEFMFDHTCNFRIAKGEIDAEELELELIDFGAEEVFEDEDGILIYAPFGSFGALQKELENRGLEILSSGFERIPQITKELTEAQIADVEKLIEKIEEDDDVMNVYHTMKEE; translated from the coding sequence ATGGGAAGAGCGTTCGAATTTAGAAAAGGAAGAAAAATGAAACGTTGGTCAGCAATGGCTAAAACATTTACCCGAATTGGTAAAGATATCGTTATGGCCGTTAAAGAAGGTGGTCCCAACCCGGAGGCCAATTCTAGATTAAGAGCTGTAATACAAAATGCAAAAGCCGCCAACATGCCTAAGGACAATGTGGAGCGTGCCATAAAAAATGCAAGTAATAAAGATACTGCCAACTATAAAGAAATTTTGTTTGAAGGATATGCTCCGCACGGAATTGCGATTTTAATTGAAACAGCATCTGACAACAATAACAGAACGGTAGCAAATATCAGAAGCTATTTTAATAAGTGCAACGGAACAATGGGAACACAGGGTTCTGTTGAGTTTATGTTTGATCATACCTGTAATTTCAGAATTGCAAAAGGTGAAATTGATGCCGAAGAATTAGAGTTAGAACTAATTGATTTTGGTGCTGAGGAAGTTTTTGAAGACGAAGACGGAATTTTAATCTACGCCCCTTTTGGAAGCTTCGGAGCTTTACAAAAAGAACTGGAAAACAGAGGTCTGGAAATCTTATCTTCAGGATTTGAGCGTATTCCTCAAATTACAAAAGAACTTACGGAAGCTCAAATTGCAGACGTTGAAAAACTAATCGAAAAAATCGAAGAAGATGATGACGTGATGAACGTTTATCACACAATGAAAGAAGAGTAA
- a CDS encoding S10 family peptidase produces the protein MKKTLFVFLLAGSLISSAQESKPKAPQAPAKEENSPSNLTFNPDASVITNHSVTIKGQKVPYKATTGTMPVWDEDGKAIAGLFYTYYERSDVKDQASRPLVISFNGGPGSASVWMQIAYTGPSLLNIDDEGYPVQPYGIKENPYSILDVADIVFVNPVNTAYSRPTSKDIPTTKFFGVNADIKYLADWINGFVTRTNRWASPKYLIGESYGTTRVSGLALQLQNSQWMYLNGVILVSPTELGITRGVVSDAALKLPYFAATAWYHKMLPPDLQNKDLTDMLPEVEDFTVNELLPALTKGGSLNEQKRKEIGAKIARYSGIPEKVIQQNNLDLPYDYFWKELLRDKGYTVGRLDSRYKGIDRKDSGESPDFNAELTSWLHSFTPAINMYLRNNLNYKTDFKYNMFGSVHPWDRSNDKTGENLRQAMAQNPYLHVMVQSGYYDGACDYFNSKYDLWQMDPSGKLTDRMSWKGYRSGHMMYLRKADLEAANEDIRTFIKQSLPKAGQPAKY, from the coding sequence ATGAAAAAAACATTATTTGTATTCCTTTTAGCCGGATCCTTAATTTCATCTGCTCAGGAATCAAAACCAAAAGCTCCCCAAGCCCCTGCAAAAGAAGAAAATTCGCCTTCTAATCTTACTTTCAATCCGGATGCTAGTGTGATCACCAATCACTCCGTTACCATAAAAGGACAAAAAGTTCCTTACAAAGCTACAACAGGTACGATGCCGGTTTGGGACGAAGACGGAAAAGCAATTGCCGGATTGTTCTACACCTATTATGAGCGTTCTGATGTAAAAGATCAGGCTTCGCGTCCGCTAGTTATTTCCTTTAACGGTGGTCCGGGCTCTGCTTCGGTTTGGATGCAGATTGCTTACACAGGACCGAGTCTCTTAAACATTGATGATGAGGGATATCCTGTACAACCTTACGGAATAAAGGAAAATCCATATTCGATTTTAGATGTTGCCGATATTGTTTTTGTAAACCCTGTGAATACGGCTTATTCCAGACCTACCAGCAAAGACATTCCTACTACAAAATTCTTTGGCGTAAATGCCGACATTAAATATCTGGCCGACTGGATCAATGGTTTTGTAACCCGTACCAATCGCTGGGCTTCTCCTAAATACCTAATTGGTGAAAGTTATGGTACAACCCGTGTTTCGGGATTAGCGCTTCAATTGCAAAACAGTCAGTGGATGTATCTTAACGGAGTGATTTTGGTTTCTCCAACTGAATTAGGAATAACACGTGGCGTGGTTTCTGATGCTGCTCTTAAATTGCCTTATTTTGCAGCTACTGCCTGGTACCACAAAATGCTTCCTCCTGATCTGCAAAACAAAGATTTAACGGATATGTTACCCGAAGTGGAAGATTTTACCGTCAACGAACTTCTTCCTGCATTGACCAAAGGAGGATCTCTGAACGAACAAAAAAGAAAAGAAATTGGCGCTAAAATAGCACGTTATTCCGGTATTCCGGAGAAAGTGATCCAGCAAAACAATTTGGACCTTCCTTATGATTATTTTTGGAAAGAACTGCTAAGAGATAAGGGCTATACGGTAGGAAGACTTGATTCGAGATACAAAGGAATTGACCGCAAAGACTCAGGCGAAAGCCCTGATTTTAATGCCGAACTTACTTCCTGGCTGCACTCGTTTACGCCTGCCATCAATATGTACCTGCGTAACAATCTGAACTATAAAACAGATTTTAAATACAATATGTTCGGCTCTGTGCATCCTTGGGACAGATCGAATGATAAAACAGGCGAAAACCTGAGACAAGCTATGGCACAAAATCCATATTTGCATGTCATGGTACAATCCGGATATTACGATGGCGCCTGCGATTACTTTAATTCAAAATACGATTTATGGCAAATGGATCCAAGCGGAAAACTAACCGATAGAATGTCATGGAAAGGTTACAGAAGCGGTCACATGATGTACCTAAGAAAAGCCGATCTGGAAGCTGCCAACGAAGACATCAGAACTTTCATTAAGCAATCCTTACCTAAAGCCGGACAACCTGCAAAATACTAA
- a CDS encoding S41 family peptidase, producing MKKIALVLILTTNILFSQSGNPTCEIVNKINAVIQEEHIRPKPVDDSLSIFVFDNLINELDPSRNIFFKTEYDEMAKKYRTNLDDFILSNDCSFLADITSKYKESLLRTKKVLEKIQTEPIDYSKTDTIRFYKKSFPFYLKKENLEKVWLKKIRYQILDEIAELSDNLDSIKVNFQSIELKSKKLILSNEICRINTLLETNIRQEEKFYNFFCNYFDPHSAYFSDDSKTSFVASLSKEHLSLGMTVNLNEKNEIIVAEVDPNGPAYQTGQVKKGDQIISISNQKETLQVSCASLESISTLILSESNKSITLTLKRNSGKSFDVYIEKKVMKDEENSVFSFIIGKESKIGYIKIPSFYADLEGNSRKGCADDVAREVIKLERDNIKGLVIDLIDNGGGSMEEAIKLAGMFIDYGPLSIVVDRNQGKSIINDPYKGLIYKGPIVILVNSNTASASEFFSSILQDYNRALLLGSTTLGKATMQTILSLDETKNTDFLKITINKFYRVTGKSHQYIGVKPDVILPEFYENVYQRESNFPTAIKNDSITPSLKFKPYVKRALIDKLAQTSTTRLADNYFFNNIKEINQKIDKLINTPKAEIPMTLDAVFKQKKVVNSLWTEITTFNDENNPLDVYNSTVNQFLLGVYPNDKTINQYQIDNLKTNPYLNEAVNVINEFNAWK from the coding sequence ATGAAAAAAATAGCACTGGTGTTGATTCTAACCACAAATATTCTATTTAGTCAAAGTGGAAATCCCACGTGCGAAATAGTCAACAAAATAAATGCCGTTATTCAGGAAGAGCACATCCGACCAAAACCTGTTGATGATAGCTTGTCGATTTTTGTTTTTGATAATCTGATCAACGAATTAGATCCTTCCCGAAATATTTTTTTTAAAACGGAGTATGATGAAATGGCAAAGAAATACCGCACAAACCTGGACGATTTTATTCTTAGTAATGATTGCAGTTTTTTAGCCGATATTACTTCCAAATACAAAGAAAGTCTTTTGAGAACAAAAAAGGTTCTTGAAAAAATTCAAACTGAACCTATTGATTACAGCAAAACAGATACTATCCGATTTTATAAAAAATCATTTCCTTTTTATCTTAAAAAAGAAAACCTTGAAAAAGTATGGCTTAAAAAAATTCGCTACCAGATTTTGGATGAGATAGCCGAACTAAGTGACAATTTAGATTCAATTAAAGTCAATTTTCAGTCGATAGAGCTCAAATCAAAGAAACTAATTTTATCCAATGAAATATGCCGAATCAATACGCTTTTAGAGACAAATATTAGACAGGAAGAAAAGTTCTACAATTTCTTTTGTAACTACTTTGATCCGCATTCTGCCTATTTTAGTGACGATTCTAAAACGAGCTTTGTTGCTTCACTCTCTAAAGAACATTTATCTTTAGGAATGACTGTCAATTTAAATGAAAAGAATGAAATCATTGTAGCCGAAGTTGATCCTAATGGTCCTGCTTATCAAACAGGTCAGGTCAAAAAAGGCGATCAGATCATTTCAATATCCAATCAAAAAGAAACTTTACAAGTTTCCTGTGCTTCGCTGGAATCCATCTCAACTTTGATTTTATCGGAATCTAACAAAAGCATCACCCTAACTTTAAAACGAAACTCCGGTAAAAGCTTTGATGTTTATATCGAAAAAAAGGTGATGAAAGACGAAGAGAATTCTGTTTTTAGCTTTATTATTGGAAAGGAAAGTAAAATTGGGTACATCAAAATTCCAAGTTTTTACGCTGACTTAGAAGGCAATAGTCGCAAAGGTTGTGCTGATGATGTGGCTCGCGAAGTTATAAAACTGGAAAGAGACAATATTAAGGGACTCGTAATTGATTTAATTGACAATGGTGGCGGATCGATGGAAGAAGCGATAAAACTAGCCGGAATGTTTATTGACTATGGACCACTTTCTATAGTTGTAGATCGTAATCAGGGAAAATCGATTATTAATGATCCCTATAAAGGTTTGATTTATAAAGGTCCGATAGTCATTCTGGTCAATAGCAATACTGCCTCGGCAAGTGAATTCTTTTCCTCTATATTGCAGGATTATAACCGTGCTTTATTATTAGGAAGTACTACCCTTGGGAAAGCGACCATGCAAACGATTCTCTCGCTTGACGAAACTAAAAACACTGATTTTTTAAAAATTACAATCAACAAATTTTACAGAGTTACAGGTAAAAGTCATCAATATATTGGAGTAAAACCGGATGTAATTCTTCCTGAATTCTATGAAAATGTTTATCAACGAGAAAGCAATTTCCCTACCGCCATTAAAAATGATAGTATTACACCGTCTTTAAAATTCAAGCCTTACGTAAAAAGAGCCCTAATCGACAAACTGGCCCAAACTAGTACAACAAGATTGGCAGACAATTATTTTTTCAATAACATAAAAGAAATCAATCAAAAAATTGACAAACTTATCAATACTCCAAAAGCGGAAATTCCGATGACTCTAGATGCGGTCTTCAAACAGAAAAAAGTAGTGAACTCACTTTGGACCGAAATCACAACTTTTAACGATGAAAACAATCCTCTGGATGTGTATAACTCTACGGTAAATCAGTTTCTACTGGGGGTATACCCTAATGACAAAACAATCAACCAATATCAGATCGACAATCTAAAAACGAATCCCTATCTAAATGAAGCTGTAAATGTTATTAATGAGTTTAATGCTTGGAAATAG
- a CDS encoding Crp/Fnr family transcriptional regulator has product MYKDLRLSIERKIPLTDEEWNFVVEKVKFIKLKKNEFLQIQDSKSSYEGFILKGTFKTYILNDNGTESVIFFSFENEWICDLESFYHQKPTTYNIKAIEESEILVISKKNKALLFEQVPKLIQFHILMVERANIAIQQRLIDVLNKTSKQRYLEFMARYSHKADKINNRNLSSYLGVSHEFLSKIKRSC; this is encoded by the coding sequence ATGTACAAAGACCTACGATTAAGTATCGAGCGCAAGATTCCGTTAACAGATGAGGAATGGAATTTTGTAGTTGAAAAAGTAAAGTTTATTAAACTTAAGAAAAACGAATTTTTGCAGATTCAGGATTCAAAGAGTTCTTATGAAGGCTTTATTTTGAAAGGTACTTTTAAAACTTATATTTTAAATGACAACGGAACCGAAAGTGTCATTTTCTTCTCTTTCGAAAATGAATGGATTTGTGACCTTGAAAGCTTCTATCATCAAAAACCTACGACTTATAATATCAAAGCAATAGAAGAAAGTGAAATCTTGGTGATCAGTAAGAAAAACAAAGCACTTTTGTTCGAACAAGTCCCCAAGTTGATTCAGTTTCATATTTTAATGGTTGAAAGGGCTAATATTGCCATTCAACAAAGACTTATTGATGTATTAAACAAAACTTCCAAGCAAAGATATTTGGAGTTTATGGCACGATATTCACACAAGGCTGATAAAATCAATAACCGGAATTTATCCTCTTATCTGGGAGTTTCTCACGAGTTTTTGTCAAAGATTAAGAGAAGCTGCTAA
- a CDS encoding HutD family protein, whose amino-acid sequence MTLHLLPKENCKPAVWSGGLTYEYMIYPKTANYADRDFAFRISSATIEQEPSVFTQFKGYHRYLVMLDNDLHIEINKQKKIYEQYEIMEFNSNDAVTSFTKGIDFNWMVSEKISHHQLKITAVNQNCNAQIVLLFSLDTTVVQINEKPYDLKPYDLLVIENPEKKNITLHFSNKCLFGVLDF is encoded by the coding sequence ATGACCCTACACCTTTTACCCAAAGAAAATTGTAAACCCGCTGTTTGGAGCGGTGGATTGACGTATGAATATATGATCTATCCAAAAACAGCAAACTACGCTGATAGAGATTTCGCATTCAGAATAAGCAGTGCTACCATAGAGCAGGAACCATCGGTATTTACCCAATTTAAAGGTTATCATCGATATCTGGTTATGCTTGATAACGATTTGCATATTGAGATAAACAAACAAAAGAAGATATATGAGCAATATGAAATCATGGAATTTAACTCAAATGATGCCGTAACTTCTTTTACAAAAGGCATTGATTTTAACTGGATGGTTTCTGAAAAAATATCCCATCATCAACTGAAAATAACAGCTGTTAATCAAAATTGTAATGCTCAAATCGTACTTTTATTTTCTTTAGATACAACCGTTGTTCAAATTAATGAGAAGCCGTACGATTTAAAACCTTATGATTTACTGGTGATTGAAAATCCGGAAAAGAAAAACATAACACTTCACTTTTCTAATAAATGCCTCTTTGGAGTATTGGATTTTTAA
- a CDS encoding NAD(P)H-hydrate dehydratase, with the protein MKDPFLITKEEVLKFLQPVNPITHKGLQGHAVIIAGSYGKVGAAVLASKSCLKSGCGLVTVFVPKCGYQILQISIPEVMVITDENTNFLTSIHLPLVPQAIGIGPGIGVELGTQKALFEFLRVNKSPLVLDADALNIMAENLTWLELVPENTILTPHPKELERLIGKWNSESEKFQKTIAFSEKYKVIMVMKGAPTYIIIKTEIYENTTGNAALATAGSGDTLTGIITGLLAQGYEPKYAAKLGVFLHGLTADIALPKTGYESFTASTIIKYLGKAFLSLV; encoded by the coding sequence ATGAAAGATCCATTTCTAATTACAAAAGAAGAGGTTTTAAAATTTCTCCAACCGGTGAATCCTATAACGCATAAGGGACTTCAGGGGCATGCCGTTATCATTGCCGGAAGTTACGGAAAAGTAGGAGCGGCAGTTTTAGCCTCAAAATCCTGTTTAAAATCGGGTTGCGGACTAGTAACGGTTTTTGTACCCAAATGCGGTTATCAAATCCTGCAGATCTCGATTCCGGAGGTGATGGTAATAACCGATGAAAACACTAATTTCCTGACCAGCATTCATCTTCCGTTAGTACCTCAGGCCATCGGAATTGGACCCGGAATAGGAGTGGAACTGGGTACTCAAAAAGCGCTTTTTGAGTTTTTAAGAGTGAACAAATCTCCTTTAGTACTGGATGCCGATGCTCTGAATATTATGGCAGAAAATTTAACCTGGCTCGAATTAGTTCCTGAAAATACTATTCTGACACCACATCCGAAAGAACTCGAGCGTTTGATAGGTAAGTGGAATTCGGAATCGGAAAAGTTTCAAAAAACGATTGCTTTTTCAGAAAAGTACAAAGTAATCATGGTCATGAAAGGCGCACCAACCTACATCATCATTAAGACTGAGATTTACGAAAACACCACCGGTAATGCAGCTTTAGCCACTGCCGGAAGCGGAGATACCCTCACAGGAATCATTACGGGTTTACTGGCTCAGGGCTACGAACCTAAATACGCAGCAAAACTAGGCGTTTTTCTCCACGGACTTACAGCCGATATTGCGTTACCAAAAACAGGTTATGAATCTTTTACAGCTTCTACTATTATTAAGTATTTGGGAAAAGCTTTTTTGAGCTTGGTTTAA
- a CDS encoding HipA family kinase: MKNTFDLRTVNVMRYITPLREGGSLPALAEADDDFKYVLKFRGAGHGVKALIAELVGGQIAKALKLQLPELVFANLDEAFGRTEADEEIQDLLQGSQGLNLALHFLSGAITFDPVVTTVDAKLASQIVWLDAYITNVDRTFKNTNMLIWHKELWLIDHGACLYFHHSWNNWEQHAKSPFALIKDHVLLPQASLLKEVDAEFKALLSHEILEEIVNTIPLEWLQWEDTDEEPETLRKVYLQFLQTRLNHSEIFVNQAQNAR; encoded by the coding sequence ATGAAAAATACTTTTGATCTGAGAACAGTAAACGTCATGCGTTATATAACGCCATTGCGCGAGGGAGGTTCTTTACCTGCTTTGGCAGAAGCCGATGACGATTTTAAATACGTCTTAAAATTTAGAGGAGCCGGTCATGGTGTAAAAGCTTTGATTGCCGAATTGGTGGGTGGGCAAATCGCAAAAGCTTTAAAATTGCAGCTTCCGGAATTAGTTTTCGCCAATCTTGACGAAGCGTTTGGAAGAACGGAAGCTGATGAAGAAATTCAGGATTTACTGCAGGGAAGCCAGGGATTAAATCTGGCACTCCATTTTTTATCAGGAGCCATCACATTCGATCCTGTGGTGACTACTGTTGATGCTAAGCTGGCTTCGCAAATTGTTTGGCTGGATGCTTATATTACCAATGTCGACCGTACTTTCAAAAATACAAATATGTTAATTTGGCATAAAGAATTATGGCTGATCGATCACGGAGCGTGTTTGTATTTTCATCATTCCTGGAACAATTGGGAACAGCATGCCAAAAGTCCGTTTGCATTAATTAAAGACCATGTTTTATTGCCGCAAGCTTCGCTTTTAAAGGAAGTAGATGCTGAATTTAAAGCGCTTTTATCGCACGAAATATTAGAAGAAATTGTAAATACAATTCCACTGGAATGGCTGCAATGGGAAGATACCGACGAAGAGCCGGAAACCTTGCGAAAGGTGTATTTACAGTTCTTGCAGACCCGATTAAATCATTCAGAAATCTTTGTAAACCAGGCGCAAAATGCAAGATAA